The sequence ACCGACGTATACCCCCGTCCAGTCATAGACGGGCTCGGGGATGATGGTGACCGGCGGCGGCGGGGTTTCGACGACGCCACCGGCGAAGGAGGCCGAGGTTGCCGCGACAAGGGCAACAGCGGAAGCGGAAAGGAGTTTGGTTACACGCTGCATTATTTCCCCCAATGCACTAGGTGTTTCGTTTGACCTGATATTAACAAACCACTGGCGGTTGTGCTGCAATTGTTGACAGGTTGCAAAGATTTTCGGGGCATGCGTGCCCTTGCGGCAACATGTCTTGTAAGCGCCCGGAATCGGCCCGAAAATCGGTGCCCCGCGGGGCCTTCACGCCATTGGGCATGTCGCTTTCCCGCCGGAATTGCCGCAATCCGCCCGTGCATGTTGGGCCGAACGGGCTAAAACGCGGCGAAACGGGGCTTTGCAGGCGGGAGGGATTCGGTATGACCGAAGCCGAGGCAAAAGGGGCGCGCCGACGCGCGCGCGGCGCGGGTGGCGGCGCGGCCAGACGCGCCGCGCGCTCGGCTGTCAGCTTCGAGACCGCGCGCTTCATCGAGCGCAACATCCCCAATCTCGAGATGCTGTCGCAAGAGGCCCTGGAGATCATCGAGGAGAACGCCGAAACGATCCTCGAAGAGATCGGCGTCGCCTTCGTCGAGAACCCCGCCGCGCTGGAGCGCTGGAAACAGGCCGGGGCCGATGTCACAGGCGAGCGTGTACGGATCCCGCGCGGGCTGGCCCGGCAGCTTTGCGCCACGGCCCCCGCGCGCTTTACCCAGATCGCCCGCAACCGCGCCCGCGATGTCGAGATCGGCGGCGGCAGCCTTGTTCTGGCCCCGGTCTATGGCCCGCCCTTCGTGCGCGACTACCAGGACGGGCGGCGTTACGCGACGATGGCCGATTTCGAAAAGCTGGTGAAGCTGGGCTACATGTCCGAATGGCTCCACCACTCGGGCGGCACCGTGTGCGAGCCGACCGACGTGCCGGTCAACAAGCGCCATTTCGACATGCTCTATGCCCATATGAGCCTGTCGGACAAACCTTTCATGGGATCCGTCACCGACCCGTCGCGCGCACGCGACTCGATCGAGATGGCGAAGATCCTGTTCGGCGACGCGGTGGTGGACGCGCATTGCGTGATGACCTCGCTCATCAACATCAACTCGCCGCTGACCTTCGACGCGACGATGATGGGCGCGCTGGAACACTACGCCGCCGCCGGGCAGGCCTGCATCATCTCGCCCTTCATCGTCGGCGGGGCGATGGCGCCGGTCTCGGTCATGGGGACGCTGACGCAGGTTCTGGCCGAGGTTCTGGCCGGCGTCGCCTATTCCCAGCTGATCCGCCCCGGCGCGCCGGTGATCATGGGGGCCTTCGTCACCTCGATCGACATGAATTCGGGGGCGCCCACCTTTGGCACGCCCGAGGCCGCGCAGATCACCAATGGCGCAGGCCAACTGGCCCGGCGTCTTGGCCTGCCGTATCGGTCGGGCGGGGGCTTCACCGGCTCGAAACTGCCCGATGCGCAGGCGGCTTATGAAAGCGCGAACACGCTGAACAACGCGCTGGTGTCGGGCGTGAACTTCATGCTGCACGCCTGCGGCTGGCTGGAGGGCGGCCTGGTGTCGAGCCCCGAGAAATTCGTCATGGATGCCGACCAACTGGGCGCGCTGCACAAACTGGCCGCGGGCATCCCGACAGACGAGAACGCGCAGGCGATGGATGCGATCCGCGAAGTCGGGCCGGGCGGCCATTACCTTGGCTGCGCGCATACCCAGGCCAATTACCAGACGGCGTTCTGGCGCACGAAACTGCTCGATTACAAACCCTTCGAGACCTGGGCCGAAGAGGGCGAGCGCAGCACCTACGAGCTGGCCACGCAGCGTGTGGCCAAGATGCTGGGCGATTACCAGCAGCCCGCGCTGGACCCCGCGGTGGACGAGGCGCTGAAGGATTACATCGCCCGGCGCAAGGCCGAGATGCCCGACGCCTTCATCTGAGGCATCGGGCGCGCCGGCATGGCTCATGCCGAGCGGGCGGCGGACAACAGCGCGCTCAT comes from Roseibacterium elongatum DSM 19469 and encodes:
- a CDS encoding trimethylamine methyltransferase family protein; translation: MTEAEAKGARRRARGAGGGAARRAARSAVSFETARFIERNIPNLEMLSQEALEIIEENAETILEEIGVAFVENPAALERWKQAGADVTGERVRIPRGLARQLCATAPARFTQIARNRARDVEIGGGSLVLAPVYGPPFVRDYQDGRRYATMADFEKLVKLGYMSEWLHHSGGTVCEPTDVPVNKRHFDMLYAHMSLSDKPFMGSVTDPSRARDSIEMAKILFGDAVVDAHCVMTSLININSPLTFDATMMGALEHYAAAGQACIISPFIVGGAMAPVSVMGTLTQVLAEVLAGVAYSQLIRPGAPVIMGAFVTSIDMNSGAPTFGTPEAAQITNGAGQLARRLGLPYRSGGGFTGSKLPDAQAAYESANTLNNALVSGVNFMLHACGWLEGGLVSSPEKFVMDADQLGALHKLAAGIPTDENAQAMDAIREVGPGGHYLGCAHTQANYQTAFWRTKLLDYKPFETWAEEGERSTYELATQRVAKMLGDYQQPALDPAVDEALKDYIARRKAEMPDAFI